One Setaria viridis chromosome 5, Setaria_viridis_v4.0, whole genome shotgun sequence genomic region harbors:
- the LOC117858185 gene encoding uncharacterized protein At1g28695, which translates to MGPGSGGKLPQSGSHAVSFLLGAALPTALLFLLASDRLGEGLSTISASWRGNGTTTTVLPQIAPANNKPPAAGTLAAADDRAAPTQDHEVEFAGLAELLRKVAMEDRTVIMTSVNEVWTRPNSLLDIFLGGFRNGEDTAHLVDHVLIVTVDASSYRGCKAVHPHCYLLEVKSMDMNRARTFGTREYVEMIWLKLSIQQRVLELGYNFLFTDADILWLRNPFQHISVYADMSCSLDNSKMAPALLDCENNVGFYYMKSTNRSVAMIKYWRAARARFDGDPIEQVVFNTIKHELISELGARIQPLETEYISGFCDFQDRLDKVCTVHANCCMGLENKVSDLKNVAADWKNYTSLPPEERKKVDIKVTAPSNCRKSMGWT; encoded by the exons ATGGGCCCGGGGTCCGGCGGCAAGCTGCCGCAGAGCGGCAGCCACGCGGTGAGCTTCCTCCTCGGCGCGGCGCTGCCCAccgccctcctcttcctcctcgcgtcCGACCGCCTCGGCGAGGGGCTGTCCACCATCTCGGCGAGCTGGCGGGGGAacgggacgacgacgaccgtgCTGCCCCAGATTGCCCCGGCTAATAAtaagccgccggcggccggcactctcgccgccgccgacgaccgtGCAGCCCCTACGCAAGATCACGAG GTGGAATTCGCGGGCCTCGCTGAGCTGCTCCGGAAAGTGGCCATGGAGGACAGGACAGTGATAATGACGTCGGTGAACGAAGTTTGGACGCGGCCCAACTCCCTGCTCGACATCTTCCTCGGCGGCTTCAGGAACGGCGAGGACACGGCGCACCTCGTCGACCACGTCCTCATCGTCACCGTCGACGCCAGCTCGTACCGCGGCTGCAAGGCCGTGCACCCTCACTGCTACCTGCTGGAGGTGAAGTCCATGGACATGAACAGGGCCAGGACGTTCGGGACCAGAGAATACGTCGAGATGATCTGGCTCAAGCTCTCCATCCAGCAGCGCGTCCtggagctcggctacaacttccTCTTCACG GACGCCGACATCCTATGGCTTCGAAATCCGTTCCAGCACATCTCCGTCTACGCCGACATGAGCTGCTCGCTGGACAACTCCAAGATGGCGCCTGCTCTCCTGGATTGCGAGAACAACGTGGGGTTCTACTACATGAAGTCGACGAACCGGAGCGTCGCGATGATCAAGTACtggcgggcggcgagggcgaggttCGACGGCGACCCGATCGAGCAGGTGGTGTTCAACACGATCAAGCACGAGCTCATCAGCGAGCTCGGGGCCAGGATCCAGCCGCTGGAGACGGAGTACATCAGCGGCTTCTGCGACTTCCAGGATCGGCTGGACAAGGTCTGCACCGTGCACGCCAACTGCTGCATGGGGTTGGAGAACAAGGTGAGTGACCTCAAGAACGTCGCCGCGGATTGGAAGAATTACACCAGcctgccgccggaggagaggaagaaggtggaTATCAAGGTGACGGCCCCGAGCAATTGCCGGAAATCCATGGGATGGACGTAA